In Bacteroidota bacterium, one genomic interval encodes:
- the rho gene encoding transcription termination factor Rho, translating into MDISELKSKKIVELNEIAKELKITGFTDLRKQELIFKILEAQTAKDGLTFSKGVLEVLPDGYGFLRSAAYNYLPSPDDIYISPSQIKKFFLRTGDFVSGQVRPPKEGERFFALLRVEAVNGMDPIEIRERTLFDNLIPVYPTRKLVLESAPGEYAMRIMDMLTPIGKGQRGLIVSPPKSGKTVLLQKIANSITRNHPEVKLIILLIDERPEEVTDMERSVNAEVISSTFDEPAERHVQVADMVIEKAKRLVEAKHDVVILLDSITRLGRAHNLVVPHSGKILSGGLDSNALHKPKRFFGAARNTEDGGSLTIIATALIDTGSRMDDVIFEEFKGTGNMEIVLNRDLSDRRIFPAIDINRSGTRREELLLKEEELQRIYILRKFLSDFTPVEAMEEILDKMRGTKNNKEFLHMMNS; encoded by the coding sequence ATGGATATTTCAGAACTGAAATCAAAAAAAATCGTTGAATTAAACGAAATTGCGAAAGAACTTAAAATCACCGGTTTTACTGACCTCAGGAAACAGGAACTAATTTTTAAGATTCTTGAAGCACAAACAGCAAAGGATGGACTTACTTTTTCCAAAGGAGTTCTTGAAGTGCTGCCGGATGGATACGGATTCCTCAGATCGGCAGCATATAACTACCTTCCTTCACCCGACGACATTTATATCTCACCTTCTCAAATCAAAAAATTCTTTCTCAGAACAGGTGATTTCGTAAGCGGACAGGTCAGACCGCCTAAAGAAGGGGAGAGATTTTTTGCTCTTCTCCGCGTGGAAGCCGTCAACGGAATGGACCCGATCGAAATAAGAGAAAGAACCCTTTTCGATAACCTTATTCCTGTATACCCGACCAGAAAACTCGTTCTTGAGTCAGCTCCCGGCGAGTATGCCATGAGAATAATGGATATGCTTACTCCTATCGGCAAGGGTCAAAGAGGTCTTATAGTATCTCCCCCAAAAAGCGGTAAAACTGTATTACTACAAAAAATCGCAAACTCTATCACAAGAAACCATCCGGAAGTCAAATTAATAATCCTCCTCATTGACGAGCGACCTGAGGAAGTAACCGACATGGAAAGAAGCGTGAATGCTGAGGTAATCAGTTCAACTTTCGATGAACCCGCTGAAAGACATGTTCAGGTAGCCGATATGGTCATAGAGAAAGCAAAAAGACTTGTCGAAGCTAAACATGATGTAGTCATCCTTCTCGACTCAATCACGAGACTTGGAAGAGCTCATAACCTCGTGGTGCCTCATTCAGGGAAAATCCTTTCCGGCGGTCTTGATTCGAATGCACTTCACAAACCGAAGAGATTTTTTGGAGCTGCAAGAAACACTGAAGACGGCGGTTCACTTACCATCATCGCAACCGCGCTTATCGATACCGGTTCAAGAATGGATGATGTAATTTTCGAAGAGTTTAAAGGTACCGGAAACATGGAAATCGTTCTTAATCGCGATCTCAGTGACAGAAGAATTTTCCCTGCCATCGACATTAACCGTTCAGGTACCCGTCGTGAAGAACTTCTCCTTAAAGAAGAAGAGCTCCAGAGAATCTATATTCTGAGGAAATTCCTTAGCGACTTTACCCCAGTCGAGGCAATGGAAGAAATACTTGACAAAATGAGAGGAACAAAGAATAACAAAGAATTCCTTCACATGATGAACAGCTGA
- a CDS encoding bifunctional folylpolyglutamate synthase/dihydrofolate synthase, with the protein MSLTNPAIDHYLQILFNLHNRGVKLGLENTMNFLDLLGNPQRKLKCFHVAGSNGKGSTSSFIASILTEAGYKTGLYTSPHFIKYNERIRINGQIIPDKYVIEFMAEYESVIYETNLTFFEVTTALAFKYFADKEVDYAVIETGLGGRLDATNVIKPLASVITSISLEHTHILGHSLEQIAEEKGGIIKEKVPVFLGFLEKPAQETLIRISEEKGCKYYKLKDYINKREHSFEFYSSELFFDNFVTPLKGSYQQLNAALAILTLNKTIKFSDSKKILAGIKNVVTNTGIQGRYEKVHDNPRIILDSAHNLDGIQNFLKEFSKEEKKFRERYLLFSCLNDKSLEEMLIQSKPHFDLIYLFELKDNERAVKMEEFIKIAEKHEIKYKKIDDIPVFIKKFLSAADKECLVIYGSMYLIAEVKKVFEKKYYSNIL; encoded by the coding sequence ATGAGTTTAACTAATCCTGCCATAGACCACTATCTCCAGATACTTTTCAACCTCCACAATCGTGGAGTGAAGTTGGGCTTGGAGAATACCATGAATTTTCTCGATCTCCTTGGGAATCCACAACGAAAGTTAAAATGCTTTCATGTTGCCGGGTCAAATGGAAAAGGGAGTACCTCCTCTTTTATTGCCAGTATTCTGACAGAAGCAGGCTACAAAACCGGGTTATATACATCGCCGCATTTCATAAAGTATAATGAACGGATCAGAATCAACGGGCAGATAATCCCCGATAAATATGTCATCGAATTTATGGCTGAGTATGAGAGTGTCATTTATGAGACAAACCTGACATTTTTTGAAGTTACCACTGCACTCGCTTTCAAATATTTTGCCGATAAGGAAGTGGATTACGCAGTGATCGAGACGGGACTTGGTGGAAGACTCGATGCAACTAATGTTATCAAACCTTTGGCTTCAGTCATCACCTCGATCAGTTTGGAGCACACCCATATCCTTGGACACAGCCTCGAACAGATAGCTGAGGAAAAGGGGGGAATAATTAAGGAAAAGGTACCCGTTTTCCTGGGTTTTTTAGAAAAACCGGCTCAGGAAACCCTGATCAGGATATCCGAAGAAAAGGGATGCAAATATTACAAGCTGAAAGACTACATTAACAAGAGGGAACACAGCTTCGAATTCTATTCAAGTGAGCTTTTTTTCGACAATTTTGTTACCCCTCTAAAAGGCTCCTACCAGCAACTTAATGCCGCCCTCGCAATCTTAACCCTGAACAAAACAATAAAATTTAGTGATTCAAAAAAAATACTCGCAGGAATTAAGAATGTTGTGACAAATACCGGAATTCAGGGCAGGTATGAAAAAGTACACGATAATCCAAGAATTATTCTCGATTCTGCGCATAATCTTGATGGAATTCAAAATTTCCTGAAGGAATTCTCGAAGGAGGAAAAGAAATTCAGGGAGCGCTATCTTTTGTTTTCATGTCTTAACGATAAAAGTCTCGAAGAAATGCTGATTCAGAGTAAACCGCATTTCGATTTAATTTATCTGTTCGAACTGAAGGATAACGAAAGAGCGGTGAAGATGGAGGAGTTTATAAAAATTGCAGAGAAACACGAAATAAAATACAAGAAAATCGACGATATCCCTGTATTCATTAAGAAATTTTTGAGTGCCGCAGATAAAGAATGTCTTGTAATTTACGGCAGTATGTATCTTATCGCCGAAGTAAAAAAAGTATTTGAAAAAAAATATTACAGTAACATTTTGTAA
- a CDS encoding dihydroorotate dehydrogenase, giving the protein MNKPDLGVEIAGLTFKNPVLLASGTVGYGYEISNFTDLNKIGGIVTKSISLKPRKGNPPQRIVETASGMLNAIGLANVGVEEFILEKLPFLSKYDTRVICNIAASSVEEYVECVRILTKEQTIDAFEINVSCPNVKDGGLIFGNDPGYVGEITDKVKGVSSKPVIIKLSPNNADIGLFARIARENGADAVSAINTLVGTAFDIWTRKPKLYNVTGGLSGPAIKPVALAKVLEISRKCDIPIIGIGGIAGWEDVVEFMIAGASLIQLGTVNFVNPDTAEKIIPSLEDYCLKTKRTKINSIIASYEFN; this is encoded by the coding sequence ATGAACAAGCCTGATCTTGGCGTTGAAATTGCCGGTTTGACCTTCAAAAATCCTGTACTTCTGGCATCCGGTACAGTTGGTTACGGTTACGAAATCTCAAATTTTACCGATTTGAATAAAATTGGTGGAATTGTAACAAAATCGATAAGTTTAAAACCGCGAAAAGGGAATCCACCTCAGAGAATAGTCGAGACAGCCTCCGGAATGCTTAACGCCATCGGGCTGGCAAATGTTGGAGTGGAAGAATTTATCCTCGAGAAACTTCCTTTTCTATCAAAGTACGATACCCGTGTTATTTGCAATATTGCAGCGTCGTCAGTTGAAGAATATGTTGAATGCGTACGAATTCTTACGAAGGAACAAACTATCGATGCCTTCGAAATAAATGTTTCATGCCCGAATGTTAAGGATGGCGGACTGATTTTTGGAAACGATCCGGGTTATGTTGGCGAAATTACTGATAAGGTTAAAGGCGTCTCATCGAAACCTGTTATAATCAAACTGTCTCCTAATAATGCCGATATTGGATTGTTCGCAAGGATAGCCAGAGAAAATGGTGCTGATGCAGTGTCTGCGATCAATACTTTAGTTGGAACAGCGTTCGACATTTGGACACGCAAACCGAAACTGTACAATGTTACGGGTGGTTTGTCTGGTCCGGCAATCAAACCTGTTGCACTTGCAAAGGTACTCGAAATAAGCAGAAAATGTGATATCCCGATAATCGGAATTGGAGGTATTGCAGGCTGGGAAGATGTTGTTGAATTTATGATAGCGGGAGCATCACTGATTCAACTCGGTACAGTAAATTTTGTAAATCCGGATACCGCCGAAAAGATTATACCATCACTAGAAGATTACTGTCTAAAAACAAAGAGAACTAAAATTAATTCAATCATTGCTTCTTATGAGTTTAACTAA
- a CDS encoding dihydroorotate dehydrogenase electron transfer subunit — protein MFNVHGEGTRNLSDKKPGDMLDIIAPLGKGFRIDEDFDHAIIIAGGIGVAPFPLLTKRLTGKKVTTFLGGRSATDIVTYGLENVITATDDGSLGVKGTVVDLFSAHLDEFRDEKIKVFACGPSPMLRVLQQLLLGENINGEISTECAMACGFGICQGCPVENSHDETKYLLVCKDGPVFNVKDVVI, from the coding sequence ATGTTCAATGTACACGGTGAAGGAACCAGAAACCTTTCTGACAAGAAACCGGGCGACATGCTTGATATTATTGCACCTTTGGGAAAAGGATTCAGAATCGATGAAGATTTCGACCACGCCATAATAATTGCCGGTGGAATAGGCGTGGCTCCGTTTCCTCTTCTTACAAAAAGACTGACCGGAAAAAAGGTAACGACTTTTTTAGGGGGGAGAAGTGCAACTGATATCGTAACATACGGACTTGAAAATGTAATAACGGCAACTGACGATGGCTCATTGGGAGTCAAGGGAACTGTTGTTGATCTGTTTTCAGCACACCTTGATGAATTCCGAGATGAGAAAATCAAAGTTTTTGCCTGCGGACCTTCGCCGATGTTAAGGGTTTTGCAACAATTATTGCTAGGGGAGAATATAAACGGCGAAATTTCAACTGAGTGTGCAATGGCTTGTGGTTTTGGAATCTGTCAGGGATGTCCCGTTGAAAACAGCCATGATGAAACGAAATATCTTCTTGTTTGTAAGGACGGTCCGGTCTTCAATGTGAAAGATGTAGTGATATGA
- the rpiB gene encoding ribose 5-phosphate isomerase B, whose amino-acid sequence MAIVDESQKTTGSTVAPLYNLRVIIGGDHTGFAVRKIISNFLKEKGIVVEDAGSYSEDACDYPDFAKEVARAVKTKGFDFGIVVDATGIPSCITANKFKGIRAATCYNEFSARSAREHNNANILALGAKTLGEETIKSILNTWLSAEFLGDRHQKRLDKISKIEELNFRS is encoded by the coding sequence ATGGCAATTGTCGACGAGTCGCAAAAAACGACCGGATCGACCGTGGCACCGCTCTATAATCTTCGAGTAATTATTGGTGGCGATCATACCGGTTTCGCCGTTCGCAAAATCATTTCAAATTTTCTTAAAGAAAAGGGGATTGTAGTAGAGGATGCAGGCTCCTATTCTGAAGATGCCTGCGATTACCCTGATTTTGCAAAAGAGGTCGCCCGGGCAGTAAAAACCAAAGGATTTGATTTCGGAATCGTGGTGGATGCAACCGGAATTCCATCCTGTATAACTGCAAACAAATTCAAAGGTATCAGAGCTGCCACATGTTATAATGAATTTTCCGCGAGAAGTGCCAGAGAGCATAATAATGCGAATATCCTGGCACTCGGGGCAAAAACCCTTGGAGAAGAGACGATTAAATCAATTTTAAATACCTGGTTGTCAGCTGAATTTCTGGGTGACCGGCACCAAAAAAGATTGGATAAAATAAGCAAAATTGAGGAACTTAATTTCCGTTCCTGA
- a CDS encoding NTP transferase domain-containing protein: protein MNIYAIIMAGGVGSRFWPRSREKKPKQLLNLFDDESLIRKTVTRLDGLVPSGNILVITNTVQADSIAEELPWIPRENIIAEPYGRNTAACVALSAILVAKKDPEAVCFVLPADHLITNTDKFKEDLLKAANYAFNSNGLVTLGIPPSRPETGYGYIQIENNEKNPEVFKVATFAEKPNYTTAVRFLKSGDFMWNSGMFIWKASVILEEINIFLPELSKHMKDLSNYLFTDEFAEHLEKAYSQIKSISIDYGIMEKSHRVFLIKSSFDWSDVGSWEEVYQLSEKDERGNAAVGEVFTNMTHDSYIYSPNKFTSVIGVDNLIIINTEDSLLVCRRDQAQEVKQIVDYLKHNNKTELL, encoded by the coding sequence ATGAATATTTACGCTATTATAATGGCTGGTGGTGTCGGTTCCAGATTTTGGCCCCGCAGTCGTGAAAAAAAACCCAAACAGCTCCTCAATTTGTTCGATGACGAATCTCTGATCAGGAAAACAGTTACCCGTCTCGATGGTTTGGTGCCGTCCGGGAATATTCTTGTAATTACAAATACGGTGCAGGCTGACTCAATAGCAGAAGAGCTTCCATGGATTCCGAGAGAAAACATAATTGCGGAACCATACGGCAGAAATACTGCCGCATGTGTGGCATTGAGTGCGATTTTAGTTGCAAAGAAAGACCCTGAAGCGGTTTGTTTTGTTTTGCCTGCAGATCATCTGATTACCAACACAGACAAGTTTAAGGAAGATCTGTTAAAAGCTGCCAACTATGCTTTCAACAGTAATGGACTGGTAACACTGGGAATTCCTCCGTCAAGACCCGAGACCGGCTATGGCTACATACAGATTGAGAATAACGAGAAAAACCCGGAAGTATTTAAGGTGGCGACTTTCGCCGAAAAGCCCAACTATACCACTGCTGTCAGATTTTTGAAATCGGGTGATTTTATGTGGAACAGTGGTATGTTTATATGGAAGGCATCCGTGATTCTCGAAGAGATTAATATTTTCCTTCCTGAACTTTCCAAACATATGAAAGACCTCTCAAATTATCTTTTTACTGATGAATTTGCCGAACATCTCGAAAAAGCATACAGTCAGATTAAAAGTATCTCGATTGACTACGGGATAATGGAAAAATCGCACCGGGTGTTTCTGATCAAATCGTCATTCGACTGGAGTGATGTCGGGAGTTGGGAAGAAGTCTATCAACTTAGCGAAAAAGATGAGAGAGGTAATGCCGCCGTTGGAGAAGTGTTTACCAATATGACTCACGATTCCTATATTTACTCTCCAAATAAATTCACTTCTGTGATTGGGGTGGATAACCTGATAATCATTAATACCGAGGATTCACTTCTCGTTTGCAGAAGAGATCAGGCTCAGGAAGTTAAGCAAATAGTCGATTACCTTAAACACAATAACAAAACAGAACTGCTCTGA
- the alr gene encoding alanine racemase has protein sequence MQIRPTKALINLSNLAHNYMVISRRVRPAKIIAVVKADAYGHGAHKIVEKLITLENPPELYAVATVEEVIDLTISFPQAKFLVFEPFNATMIKSIQKYRYEVTVSSFDQLEYIKQAGLQEKLGVHIKIDTGMGRLGFKTDVVDRLLKVLPAINIISIKGVYTHFATSDEPDRMFTGLQIERFEEVLSKFKAAGIETGLVHAANSGGIFDYPQAHFDAVRPGISLYGFYKDEETSTNLGLKPVMSIVGSLSTVKRFAAGESISYGRKFILQKDSWIGSISIGYADGIRRSLSNKICCLINGKKYSQAGTITMDRIMIDLEDDEYPIGQEVVILSDDPKSDTSCWQWCAALDTIPYEITAGISKRVPRVYES, from the coding sequence ATGCAAATCAGACCGACAAAAGCCTTAATTAATCTTTCGAATCTTGCTCATAATTATATGGTCATCTCCAGGCGTGTCCGACCGGCAAAAATAATTGCGGTTGTGAAGGCAGACGCCTACGGACACGGAGCCCATAAGATTGTTGAAAAACTCATCACATTAGAGAATCCTCCGGAGCTATATGCCGTTGCTACTGTTGAAGAAGTCATCGATTTGACAATTTCCTTCCCCCAAGCGAAGTTTCTGGTCTTTGAACCCTTTAACGCAACCATGATAAAATCGATACAGAAATACCGTTATGAAGTTACTGTATCATCGTTCGATCAACTTGAGTACATTAAACAGGCAGGATTGCAGGAGAAGCTTGGAGTTCACATTAAAATAGACACCGGTATGGGCAGGTTGGGTTTTAAAACAGATGTGGTTGATCGATTATTAAAGGTATTACCCGCAATTAATATAATAAGTATTAAAGGTGTGTACACTCATTTTGCTACATCCGATGAACCTGACAGAATGTTTACCGGTCTTCAGATAGAAAGGTTCGAAGAAGTACTTTCTAAATTCAAAGCAGCCGGTATTGAGACGGGTTTGGTACACGCAGCAAATTCTGGCGGTATATTCGACTATCCGCAAGCACATTTTGATGCGGTCAGACCAGGAATATCGTTATACGGTTTCTATAAGGATGAGGAAACCTCAACAAACCTTGGTTTGAAACCGGTGATGTCGATTGTCGGTTCTCTTTCAACCGTAAAACGGTTTGCTGCCGGGGAGAGCATCAGTTACGGGAGAAAATTTATTTTACAAAAAGACAGTTGGATCGGATCGATATCCATTGGTTATGCTGATGGGATCAGAAGGTCGTTGAGCAATAAAATCTGTTGCCTCATCAACGGCAAAAAATATTCTCAGGCAGGTACAATCACGATGGACAGAATTATGATCGATCTTGAGGATGACGAGTACCCGATCGGGCAGGAAGTGGTCATTCTCTCAGACGATCCGAAATCAGATACAAGCTGCTGGCAGTGGTGCGCTGCACTGGATACGATTCCATATGAGATTACAGCAGGCATCTCAAAGCGTGTCCCAAGGGTTTACGAAAGCTAA
- a CDS encoding NADH-quinone oxidoreductase subunit A, with protein sequence MSYDLQYIVAFILIAVLFSIVAIFTAYLLRPTRPTFEKMQVYECGEETQGVPYIKYNVRFYVVALLYLVFGVELVLVIPWVAAYLNYGLFGLLLGLFFLIVLGVGIVYEWRKGDLDWFTYEDVVANQKVKDPTATVKKIEKEMV encoded by the coding sequence ATGTCTTACGATTTACAATATATTGTAGCTTTTATCCTGATAGCCGTCCTGTTTAGTATTGTGGCTATTTTTACCGCCTACCTCTTAAGACCCACTCGCCCCACCTTTGAAAAGATGCAGGTATATGAGTGCGGTGAAGAAACCCAAGGTGTACCCTACATTAAATATAATGTCAGATTTTATGTGGTTGCACTTTTATACCTCGTTTTCGGTGTTGAACTGGTGCTTGTAATCCCCTGGGTTGCTGCCTATCTGAATTACGGCCTTTTTGGTCTGCTGCTGGGTCTCTTTTTCCTTATCGTGCTCGGTGTTGGTATCGTGTATGAATGGAGAAAGGGTGACCTCGACTGGTTTACCTATGAAGATGTAGTAGCCAATCAGAAAGTAAAAGATCCGACTGCAACCGTAAAGAAGATTGAAAAGGAGATGGTATAA